A stretch of DNA from Electrophorus electricus isolate fEleEle1 chromosome 18, fEleEle1.pri, whole genome shotgun sequence:
TCTTACTGTCTGCCCTCCTCACAGGATGGTGTGATGGTTCTCAGTGCTACTCATCGCTACAAGAAAAAGTACGTCACTACAGTGCTGTATAAACCCGTCTGAGCAGAGCAGACTTGCCCGTCTCCCACACGCTTCAGCACTGTTACCAGCATGTTTGAGGAGCCTGAACCCTCCCCACAGCACCGTGGGATTTCTGGGACAGGACTGGGTCAGGCTCCTGTTTCCACAGAGGACTCGAGTTTAATCACTTTAATGGCTCAGGGAGGGTTTGTAAgggtttgtagtttttttttcatccaacACAAAAACTTTCATATTTTAAGGATTTTCCAGTCAAGACTTTGTACTatgtacttttttgttttgattgtttattacattttgtcaACACAATTacaatgtaaaatgtgaaataaacatgACTGCATATGTCACTGAATATAGGGAAGTGTCCCATTGAAGATTTTGGATAATAACACTTGTGCTCGGTGTCGGCGGGGTTGGGTGGGCTTAGTGtcccgtgtgtgtgcggggggacCTGTTCACTTGGAAGACTGTTCCCTGTGCGTGTGGGGTAGGggaactttgtgtgtgtcagtgcctgGGTGTACCCTCACAGATGTATTTGTAGGAGAGTGTGCAGTCTGCGTCGTTCCACATGTTCcgcttgagtgtgtgtttggcgtGAAGCTGTCCACAGTCCTCCCCATCCACACGCACGTCCCAGTCATCCGGCTGCCTCTCGTCCCAGAAGCtgggcacagacacaggcagacacgtAAGCACTCATCTGTACCCACAACTGTCTTCTGCACCCTAGACagcaacagcaaacagcagctgTGTTGCAGGTGCCCAGACGGCGGGACGTCTTACTGTTCGGTGGATTTGAAGTCTGTTCCGTCAACCCAGCTCCAGTCCCCCTCGTCCTCCTTCTCAACCAGACCAATCCAGTAATTTTCATTGAGGCCCACAAGTTGGGAAATATAGTCCTGGAACAGAATGAGACAGTTTGAAATGCAAGGACTGGGGGCTAAACCAGCTTTAAACTCATGCTGGACTGTACCACCTAAAACAACATGGGTGGTTCACTTTGTTTTATGTAGTCtcataaatgtgaaatatttatccTGAAGTGTTATTTCTCTGCTCTTACCAGTTCATCAGCATTATTCACTACCAGTAAGtgcgccctctgctggttaCAGGCCTTTTCTGCATCGTGCCACTTCTTCCTCAGTCTGGACAAAAGGTAGCATTTGCCTTTATAAAACGTCCAGTCTTCTTCACAGGgacctgtgcgcacacacacacacacacctgactgttGCTGTGTATGCACCTGCACGTGCCCACCTGACTGCTGCTGCACAGGTCGGTGTTCTTGGGGCTATAAATTCTACAGGTGAGATGGTAAAGTGCCTCACCTCTCACAGGTGCTAGGGCATCTGGGTGCAGAACACCttcagagaggaagaaaagaacagGACAGGAACACCCagatttactgtttattgtgaTTAAACAGGTGAACAGTAATAACCGGCTGAGAGGGGTGGAGGTAGTGAGGGTCTTTCACACCTGTCTGAGCTGCTTTTACAGAGTCCTTCACAGCCTGCAGGGACAGCGTGACCTCAGACATCTGCTTGCTCACCTGGGAGACTGAGTACCAATGAGAAGAAATCAAACACCACCAGAATACCACTacgaacacatgcacatgaaagcagttttaaaaacacCTTGGAACAAGAGCATGTTTAATCAatcatgtgtttatttagacTAATAACTAATAAGACTGAGTAATGCTGAGAGCTCTTATATCTGCACTTACGATTCCTACATGGAGCTTTGAACAGAAGTGTTCTGTCATGTGGATGTTCCACTCAGACATGAGGACTAGGGTTTGCCCAAAGAACAGAGTTAGAGTGAAGCTGAACTCAGCTCAGACTCATCTCCTAAACGTGTGGCTGTGGCTTTCACTTCCAGCTGAAGAACAGCAGCTGGGAAATGGCAGTTCATTTGTGTGAAGAGACATCAGGGGCTTGAAGAGATGTGTGATGGTTATGTGATGAATGCCAGTGTTATATATCATTAAATGAGTTAGCtagttctccctctccctactGTGCTAGCTACAACCCTAGGTACGCATCCTGGACCACCATCCCATCAGAGAACTGCTCAGATGGTGCATGACAGGTATTTTTCAGAGTGCACTTACATTTAATTCCAACTGTAAGTGTAAGTATtaagaggaagacagaaagcaCTCCCAACATGATGAAAACCTTCCTGTTGTGCCTGTCTGAAACACCGAAACACAGAACATCAAtatgggcagtggtggctcagtagttaaggtacggGACTAGAAATCTGATATAATGTTAtaattgccagttcaagtccccactgttgggcccctgagcaaggcccttaactctcagttactcaagttgtactcagtcataatttgtAAGTCACATTGGATAAAAGTCTCAGCTAAATGTACCACTATagtttgtgttcaaaataaacatgcatgAGACCATGTTTTGTGACAGGGGAGAAATCTTATCCTAGTACTGCATGTAAACCAAATCCCAAGGCAGTAGACCCAAATGAATTTTTGATATTACAAACCCTAGTGATGGAAGTCAGAGTTCTGCTCCA
This window harbors:
- the LOC113584834 gene encoding hepatic lectin-like isoform X1; amino-acid sequence: METVGYDKFSSSDSEISHQHHHQPFYTQNRHNRKVFIMLGVLSVFLLILTLTVGIKFSQVSKQMSEVTLSLQAVKDSVKAAQTGVLHPDALAPVRGPCEEDWTFYKGKCYLLSRLRKKWHDAEKACNQQRAHLLVVNNADELDYISQLVGLNENYWIGLVEKEDEGDWSWVDGTDFKSTEHFWDERQPDDWDVRVDGEDCGQLHAKHTLKRNMWNDADCTLSYKYICEGTPRH
- the LOC113584834 gene encoding hepatic lectin-like isoform X2, with amino-acid sequence MQQLCAGTQCDRQTADSSRVNTAHSEEDRHNRKVFIMLGVLSVFLLILTLTVGIKFSQVSKQMSEVTLSLQAVKDSVKAAQTGVLHPDALAPVRGPCEEDWTFYKGKCYLLSRLRKKWHDAEKACNQQRAHLLVVNNADELDYISQLVGLNENYWIGLVEKEDEGDWSWVDGTDFKSTEHFWDERQPDDWDVRVDGEDCGQLHAKHTLKRNMWNDADCTLSYKYICEGTPRH